A stretch of the Bradyrhizobium sp. CCBAU 53351 genome encodes the following:
- a CDS encoding alcohol dehydrogenase, with protein sequence MALMRRQSLVKFDAPLCETIVDTPKPQGREVLVRIERCGLCHSDLHIQDGYADLGGGKKLDTTRGMTLPFTLGHEIAGVVDEVGPDVAANLVGTKKAVFPWIGCGQCRDCANGDENLCVKQRFLGVSIDGGFATHVLVPDAKYLLDYDPLPVNQAATLMCSGVTAYGALKRLVDRPRQRNLLLIGLGGVGMMGLSFAQAMFKQPITVADLSPAARDTALNNGAAVAYDPSELDVIKRILKETEGGFDEIVDFAGNEKSMAFAVAVAARGGKIVVSGLMGGQFTLPMVQWVYKRMTIEGFMVGTLAEAQELMALARAGKIKPTPMREEPMGDVQKWIDELRAGKVVGRIVLKN encoded by the coding sequence ATGGCGTTGATGCGCAGGCAGTCCCTGGTCAAGTTCGACGCGCCCTTGTGCGAGACCATCGTCGACACGCCGAAGCCGCAAGGGCGCGAGGTGCTGGTGCGCATCGAGCGCTGCGGCCTCTGCCATTCCGACCTGCACATCCAGGACGGCTATGCCGATCTCGGCGGTGGCAAGAAGCTCGACACCACGCGCGGCATGACGCTGCCCTTCACGCTGGGCCACGAGATCGCCGGCGTGGTCGACGAGGTCGGCCCTGACGTCGCGGCCAATCTCGTCGGCACGAAGAAAGCCGTCTTCCCCTGGATCGGCTGCGGCCAGTGCCGCGATTGCGCCAACGGCGATGAGAACCTCTGCGTGAAGCAGCGCTTCCTCGGCGTGTCCATCGATGGCGGATTTGCCACCCACGTGCTGGTGCCCGACGCGAAATATCTGCTCGACTACGATCCCCTGCCCGTCAACCAGGCCGCGACGCTGATGTGCTCCGGCGTTACCGCCTATGGCGCGCTCAAGCGCCTGGTCGACCGTCCGCGCCAGCGCAACCTCCTGCTGATCGGCCTCGGCGGCGTCGGCATGATGGGCCTGTCGTTCGCGCAGGCGATGTTCAAGCAGCCGATCACGGTCGCCGACCTCTCGCCCGCCGCGCGCGACACCGCGCTGAACAACGGTGCCGCAGTCGCCTACGATCCGTCCGAGCTCGACGTGATCAAGCGAATCCTGAAAGAGACCGAAGGCGGCTTCGATGAGATCGTCGATTTCGCCGGCAACGAGAAATCGATGGCCTTTGCGGTCGCGGTTGCCGCGCGCGGCGGCAAGATCGTGGTCTCCGGCCTGATGGGCGGCCAGTTCACGCTGCCGATGGTGCAATGGGTCTACAAGCGCATGACCATCGAGGGCTTCATGGTCGGCACGCTCGCCGAGGCCCAGGAGCTGATGGCGCTGGCGCGCGCCGGCAAGATCAAGCCGACGCCGATGCGCGAGGAGCCGATGGGCGACGTCCAGAAATGGATCGACGAGCTTCGTGCCGGCAAGGTCGTCGGCCGCATCGTGCTGAAGAACTGA